Proteins found in one Ctenopharyngodon idella isolate HZGC_01 chromosome 16, HZGC01, whole genome shotgun sequence genomic segment:
- the LOC127496681 gene encoding zinc finger protein 234-like isoform X1, with the protein MDRFGGTVSLNVNHSMRCQDCGQQFTRWEAFRIHLSEHVKQKRRNKKRHVQSVSNGNDNGLGYVTKKIKVKETDKDESLDGSCQLKPSEIFTSCSSVAMVSEDEKPVFAKANKVYACDVCGKVYSYLESFRNHQKLHITSKDQQPEICCKTCKKTFKRPFSLTLHLKLSKKCVPEEPSVLHCERCNKSFASAVAFVNHQEMHKQRPFWCDTCTKGFRNSEGLERHLRGHDNKKHTCNICQKSFRVPAELRYHYNIHTGARPYTCDLCHKRFSQLGNLITHRKKHLEVFKKGEDVPLGRKDTGFRGKNRVSVMEKVVLGEMKIFNREKKDPVVEDGEKINAKNATFPESDSSDSSSDEKQKHLNEAQEVLGDWECVECGAHFIGESELHMHYMKHASGEV; encoded by the exons ATGGATCGATTTGGTGGTACAGTATCATTGAATG TGAATCACAGCATGAGATGTCAGGACTGTGGGCAGCAGTTCACTCGCTGGGAGGCCTTTAGAATTCATCTTAGTGAACATGTAAAACAAAAGAGACGAAACAAGAAAAGACATGTGCAATCTGTCTCTAATGGAAATGACAATGGCCTGGGATATGTTACAAAAAAGATAAAAGTGAAAGAAACAGACAAAGATGAATCCCTTGATGGTTCTTGTCAGTTAAAACCATCTGAGATCTTCACCTCCTGTTCTAGTGTTGCTATGGTGTCAGAGGATGAAAAGCCTGTATTCGCAAAGGCAAATAAAGTCTACGCCTGCGATGTCTGCGGAAAGGTCTATTCCTACCTTGAGTCTTTCAGAAATCACCAGAAACTGCACATAACTTCAAAAGACCAACAGCCTGAAATCTGCTGTAAAACATGTAAGAAAACATTCAAACGTCCATTCTCTCTCACACTTCATCTAAAATTAAGCAAAAAGTGTGTTCCTGAAGAGCCATCTGTCCTTCACTGTGAACGGTGTAATAAATCTTTTGCCTCGGCTGTGGCATTCGTGAACCATCAGGAAATGCACAAGCAGAGGCCCTTCTGGTGTGATACATGTACTAAAGGTTTCAGAAATTCAGAGGGATTGGAAAGACACTTGCGTGGCCatgacaacaaaaaacacacatgcaaCATCTGCCAGAAGTCCTTTCGGGTTCCAGCCGAACTTCGGTACCATTACAACATTCACACCGGTGCCAGGCCTTACACATGTGATCTTTGCCACAAGAGGTTCTCGCAATTAGGAAATCTAATTACACATCGGAAGAAACACCTGGAGGTCTTTAAAAAAGGAGAAGATGTTCCCCTCGGGAGGAAGGACACTGGTTTTAGAGGAAAGAATAGAGTGTCAGTTATGGAAAAAGTCGTTTTAGGAGAAATGAAGATCTTCAATCGAGAGAAAAAGGATCCAGTGGTAGAAGACGGTGAGAAAATCAATGCCAAAAATGCTACTTTTCCTGAGAGTGATTCATCTGACTCCTCATcggatgaaaaacaaaaacatttaaatgaggCACAGGAAGTTTTGGGGGACTGGGAGTGTGTTGAATGTGGTGCACATTTCATTGGGGAATCTGAGCTTCACATGCATTATATGAAGCATGCAAGTGGGGAAGTTTGA
- the si:ch211-261d7.6 gene encoding zinc finger protein 91 translates to MAAVYSETDCSLQSSNESLSSEYEKGAAQEVNIDPVSNSKASNAKNTDGEMELCPRGPILKAQDHAEVVAVPPVKIKVEQVEEDECVVVHMDEVDQGDLADMFTSKADSSERDESTEGDWPFRCEDCSEAFGNKEAYLEHRSEHIHDGPIVCLDTDSQWDDLLISTDGGRRTLFCALCGQKFSSSKGFFTHQLKHRNQVIKQGIGDGFGEGAVRQKLFECKDCGKAFSTVGQCLNHQRSHKQASKSVFHQLAHLKKKSFQCPTCGRCYSRASALDAHRRCHEVKLVKSKSCETEKPLSLNDSPDQTEDNGTSSEQTEENEQKVFQCFCGKSFRTMCGLNTHQRFSTSCSEGKVKEEIKHPFVCSECGKTFVSSVALLCHQRWHKRRAQLGCNGQPYKCTECGKVFTSLTFYNKHQRLAHSEELPAKSFLHQVIQLKKKAFECQECGRRFSRASALQSHQLCHSDVFGDIIEKKTEMTTAIQTVKTNQNDSADSVVFHSKEISHAQVQKKDFNCTDTVEEYEAIDVDYEVVHITASDDYENHSGSSQDQNPDLELVCESDQEEKDDLGFNLSQTAESTSSLQLNPEIDVKIVQIDYEHLNDEPLINAERRPQEAKYNCPHCDRKFVKALSLRCHILWHKGRMGKKSDRRQKFDVVTPTKKELLTCEVCGHESASKGAHCFHMGKHEDKVAYKSISYQLENLQKNNIKCEECGMCFSRLSALHSHQQHHNRKKKSFACLQCDRSYATASGLFNHQKVCCGGAKDEKTKNFNPTKSLLGPKVYHCKKCGKGFWSLGAFCHHKQNHSECADVETRPAGIADTENGHIRRRKRGRRGGYRRVHPLNPKQEHKCEVCGKSYHMLACFLKHKLVHDTQGLQPAVKSFDYQVQQLKKNSYQCPDCEKVFSRAMALQFHMKSHGFETGLPLMDSDSSERPQCPTCYSFFASELILQNHQKHCSKPEDNVECGVIEIEEQDVSSQKAEDFSAPSHSANSKKEKKTPLTSNLKYKCQDCSRSFSVIGALNFHKRIHRKGHQSKKLKSSPAKPLKLGKVKPEKCLAKSSFGCAECGRYFSTNSALGTHRRWHKDKKFARFLSKTNKIRSKKSVDGGPYLCNLCGKGFFYLCVLRRHQLHHPSMDAQPQKGHEVPESNGVFTCPACQMSFSSGSLLTTHFADHHSKPTETEKLHSEILSTEESGPPIKQLYTSKMDVAKLEKTKVQHHQCSHCAKSFLNIRGLRAHKWQKHHKVNERPTASIEERSAYAKPFASEGSLRKTSNKKELKPSTEEDPVQHSRNFELTKCFFKCDKCAKAFPSEEQLNAHKEVAKTRPHCCALCCRGYWTENQLQQHLAWHNEVRRRLPTELRYRLSASLEPGPSDNQQALSHRSESIVKLPVALVSPQANTHKCQHCGKTFLSPRALQQHQTLHKNEEPYHCSLCSQTFSDIRNLIDHHQECLGAKELKDSSSASEVRGTENLTCIECGISFKQETELHQHYIEHARGF, encoded by the exons ATGGCTGCGGTTTATTCTGAAACGGATTGCAGTTTGCAATCAAGTAATGAAAGCTTGTCCTCTGAATATGAGAAAGGTGCAGCCCAAGAAGTAAACATCGATCCAGTGAGCAATAGCAAAGCCAGTAATGCTAAAAACACGGACGGAGAAATGGAATTATGTCCCCGTGGCCCTATATTGAAAGCCCAGGACCACGCCGAAGTTGTTGCAGTTCCACCAGTGAAGATTAAAGTAGAGCAAGTGGAGGAAGATGAATGTGTAGTTGTACATATGGACGAGGTAGATCAAGGAGATTTGGCTGATATGTTTACCAGTAAAGCAGACTCGTCTGAGAGAGATGAAAGTACCGAAG GGGATTGGCCATTTCGCTGTGAGGATTGCAGTGAGGCATTTGGGAACAAGGAGGCTTACCTAGAGCATCGCAGCGAGCATATCCATGATGGTCCCATAGTCTGCCTGGACACAGATTCGCAGTGGGATGACCTGCTCATCTCGACCGACGGAGGCCGAAGAACGTTGTTCTGTGCTCTGTGTGGACAGAAGTTTTCAAGCTCGAAAGGCTTTTTCACCCATCAACTGAAGCATCGCAATCAAGTCATTAAACAGGGGATAGGTGACGGCTTTGGTGAGGGTGCAGTAAGACAGAAGCTTTTTGAATGCAAGGATTGTGGTAAAGCTTTTTCCACTGTTGGTCAGTGTCTCAACCATCAGCGTTCACATAAACAGGCCTCAAAGTCTGTTTTTCATCAGCTTGCTCATCTAAAGAAAAAGTCATTTCAGTGCCCCACCTGTGGACGCTGTTACTCTCGGGCTTCGGCTCTTGACGCTCATCGTCGTTGTCATGAAGTAAAGCTGGTGAAATCCAAAAGCTGCGAAACTGAGAAACCTTTGTCACTTAATGACTCTCCAGATCAAACTGAAGACAACGGCACAAGCTCTGAACAGACGGAGGAGAATGAGCAAAAAGTTTTTCAGTGCTTCTGTGGCAAATCTTTTCGCACCATGTGTGGCCTCAATACTCACCAGAGATTCTCAACCAGCTGTTCGGAAGGGAAGGTGAAGGAAGAAATTAAGCATCCGTTCGTTTGCTCTGAATGTGGCAAGACCTTCGTTAGCTCTGTGGCTCTGTTGTGCCATCAGCGTTGGCATAAAAGACGGGCACAACTTGGCTGCAATGGCCAGCCGTATAAATGTACAGAGTGCGGCAAGGTCTTCACCTCCCTCACTTTTTACAATAAGCATCAGCGATTGGCTCACAGTGAAGAGCTGCCAGCGAAATCATTCCTTCATCAAGTTATTCAGCTCAAGAAGAAGGCTTTTGAGTGTCAAGAGTGTGGTCGTCGGTTCTCGCGAGCATCCGCCCTGCAGTCGCATCAGCTCTGTCATTCTGATGTCTTCGGTGACATCATTGAGAAGAAGACTGAGATGACCACAGCCATtcaaacagtaaaaacaaaccAGAATGACAGTGCTGACAGTGTTGTTTTTCATTCTAAAGAGATCTCACATGCTCAAGTTCAAAAGAAAGATTTCAACTGCACCGACACAGTAGAAGAGTATGAGGCCATAGATGTTGATTATGAAGTTGTCCATATCACAGCTTCAGATGATTATGAGAACCACAGCGGTTCCTCTCAGGATCAAAATCCTGATCTTGAGTTAGTGTGTGAATCAGACCAAGAGGAAAAAGATGATTTGGGCTTCAATTTGAGTCAAACAGCTGAATCCACCTCCTCCCTGCAGTTGAATCCAGAgattgatgtcaaaattgtaCAGATTGATTATGAGCATTTAAATGATGAACCATTAATAAATGCAGAACGCCGTCCTCAAGAGGCAAAGTATAATTGTCCACACTGTGATCGAAAGTTTGTCAAGGCTTTGTCCTTGCGCTGTCACATACTTTGGCACAAGGGGCGCATGGGAAAAAAATCAGATAGGAGGCAGAAGTTTGACGTAGTGACGCCAACTAAGAAGGAACTTTTAACTTGCGAGGTTTGTGGCCATGAAAGTGCCTCCAAGGGTGCTCATTGTTTTCACATGGGAAAGCATGAGGATAAAGTAGCGTACAAGTCTATTTCATACCAACTTGAAAATCTGCAGAAGAACAATATTAAATGTGAAGAGTGTGGGATGTGTTTTTCCCGACTGTCTGCATTGCATTCTCACCAACAGCATCACAATAGAAAAAAGAAGTCCTTTGCTTGCTTGCAGTGTGACAGGAGCTATGCGACCGCAAGTGGTCTGTTCAACCATCAGAAGGTTTGCTGCGGCGGTGCCAAAGATGAAAAGACAAAGAATTTCAACCCAACCAAATCACTTTTGGGCCCAAaagtttatcactgtaaaaagtgTGGTAAAGGTTTTTGGTCTTTGGGAGCTTTCTGTCATCACAAACAAAACCACTCGGAGTGTGCAGATGTTGAGACGAGGCCCGCCGGTATAGCCGACACTGAGAACGGTCACATACGACGGAGGAAAAGGGGTCGCAGGGGTGGTTATAGAAGAGTGCACCCTTTGAATCCAAAACAAGAACATAAATGCGAAGTGTGCGGCAAATCATACCACATGCTAGCTTGTTTTCTTAAACACAAACTTGTCCATGATACCCAAGGTCTCCAACCTGCTGTCAAATCTTTTGACTATCAAGTCCAACAGCTGAAAAAGAACTCCTACCAATGTCCCGACTGTGAAAAAGTTTTCTCCCGTGCCATGGCCCTTCAGTTTCACATGAAAAGTCATGGCTTTGAGACTGGCCTTCCTTTGATGGACTCTGACTCGTCTGAGCGACCTCAATGCCCGACATGCTACTCTTTTTTTGCATCTGAGTTGATACTACAAAATCATCAGAAGCACTGTTCAAAACCAGAGGACAATGTGGAATGTGGGGTAATTGAGATAGAGGAGCAAGATGTATCCTCCCAAAAAGCTGAAGATTTCAGTGCCCCTTCTCATTCAGCTAATtctaaaaaagagaaaaaaactcCTTTAACTTCaaatttgaaatacaaatgtcAAGACTGTAGCAGAAGCTTTTCAGTAATTGGTGCTCTAAATTTTCACAAGCGAATTCATCGTAAAGGTCACCAATCTAAAAAGTTGAAATCCAGTCCGGCAAAGCCGTTGAAGCTTGGCAAAGTAAAGCCAGAGAAGTGTTTGGCGAAATCGTCTTTTGGTTGTGCTGAATGTGGAAGATATTTTAGCACCAATTCGGCTCTTGGCACACATAGGCGATGGCACAAAGACAAAAAATTTGCCAGATTTCTCTCAAAGACCAATAAGATACGCTCAAAGAAAAGTGTGGATGGTGGACCTTATTTATGCAATTTATGCGGGAAAGGATTCTTCTACCTTTGTGTTCTTCGCCGGCATCAACTACATCACCCTTCCATGGacgctcaaccccaaaaagggCACGAAGTTCCTGAATCAAATGGTGTTTTTACCTGTCCAGCCTGTCAGATGTCTTTCTCAAGTGGGTCTCTTCTAACAACTCACTTTGCAGACCATCACAGCAAGCCTACTGAGACTGAGAAACTACATTCTGAAATCCTCTCTACAGAAGAGTCGGGTCCACCCATCAAACAATTGTACACATCCAAAATGGATGTTGCCAAACTAGAGAAGACTAAGGTACAACACCATCAGTGCTCCCACTGCGCTAAGAGCTTCTTGAACATACGTGGCCTTCGTGCGCACAAATGGCAGAAACACCACAAGGTTAATGAACGTCCCACTGCGTCTATAGAAGAGCGCTCTGCATATGCAAAGCCCTTTGCTTCTGAAGGGTCCCTTCGTAAAACGTCCAATAAGAAAGAGCTGAAACCATCTACGGAGGAAGATCCCGTACAGCACAGTCGAAATTTTGAACTTACCAAATGTTTTTTCAAATGCGATAAATGTGCTAAAGCGTTTCCCAGTGAGGAGCAGTTAAACGCTCATAAGGAGGTGGCGAAAACTCGTCCGCACTGCTGCGCTCTTTGCTGCCGTGGTTACTGGACTGAAAACCAGCTGCAGCAGCATCTCGCATGGCACAACGAAGTACGTCGGCGTCTCCCAACTGAACTGCGATACAGACTGAGTGCTTCCCTGGAACCTGGACCTTCAGACAACCAGCAGGCTTTATCACACAGATCAGAGTCTATAGTCAAGCTGCCTGTAGCCCTTGTAAGTCCACAAGCGAATACCCATAAGTGTCAGCACTGTGGAAAAACGTTCTTGTCACCCCGTGCGTTGCAGCAGCACCAGACTCTTCACAAAAATGAGGAGCCGTACCATTGTTCTTTGTGTTCACAGACATTTAGTGATATCAGAAATCTTATCGACCACCATCAGGAGTGCTTGGGTGCTAAAGAGCTAAAAGACAGTAGCTCAGCTTCAGAAGTAAGAGGCACTGAGAACCTGACTTGCATTGAGTGTGGCATTTCCTTCAAACAGGAAACAGAACTGCATCAGCATTATATTGAACATGCACGTGGGTTCTAA
- the LOC127496690 gene encoding trypsin-2-like isoform X1 yields MKSIVFALLAVAVACSADDKIIGGYECSPNSQPWQVYLTYDNGQRWCGASLINERWVVSAAHCYVSASRLTVHLGEHNVYIEEGTEQRIGAEKVIPHPKYSDFTYNNDFMLIKLKEPAIFNQYVQPISLATSCSSAGEQCLVSGWGNQITTGVDYASVLQCLNLPVLSRSQCEGAYGWQITENMFCAGFMEGGKDSCQGDSGGPVVCNGELRGVVSWGYGCAQPGYPGVYAEVCRYTDWVESTIANN; encoded by the exons ATGAAGTCTATTGTGTTTGCTTTGCTGGCTGTGGCTGTGG CTTGCAGTGCAGATGATAAAATCATTGGAGGTTATGAATGTTCGCCCAACTCCCAGCCCTGGCAAGTCTACCTTACTTATGATAATGGGCAACGCTGGTGTGGAGCATCTCTGATTAATGAAAGATGGGTTGTTTCTGCTGCTCATTGCTACGTTTC AGCTTCTCGTCTTACTGTCCACCTGGGAGAGCACAATGTGTACATTGAAGAAGGCACAGAGCAGAGGATCGGGGCAGAGAAAGTGATTCCTCACCCGAAATACAGTGATTTTACATATAACAATGATTTCATGCTGATCAAGCTGAAGGAGCCTGCCATCTTTAACCAGTATGTGCAGCCAATCTCTCTGGCGACCAGTTGCTCTTCTGCAGGGGAGCAGTGCTTGGTTTCTGGATGGGGCAATCAGATCACCACTGGAG TTGACTATGCTTCTGTGCTGCAGTGTTTGAATTTGCCTGTACTGTCAAGGTCGCAGTGTGAGGGTGCATATGGATGGCAAATAACTGAAAACATGTTCTGTGCTGGATTCATGGAGGGAGGCAAAGACTCATGTCAG GGTGATTCTGGCGGTCCTGTGGTGTGCAATGGGGAACTGCGAGGAGTTGTTTCCTGGGGTTATGGCTGTGCTCAGCCTGGCTATCCTGGGGTTTATGCTGAGGTTTGCCGCTACACTGACTGGGTCGAGTCCACCATAGCTAACAATTAG
- the LOC127496681 gene encoding anionic trypsin-like isoform X2, whose translation MLIKLKEPAIFNQYVQPISLATSCSSAGEQCLVSGWGNQITTGVDYASVLQCLNLPVLSRSQCEGAYGWQITENMFCAGFMEGGKDSCQVDSGGPVVCNGELRGVVSWGYRCAQPGYPGVYVEVCRYADWVKSTIANN comes from the exons ATGCTGATCAAGCTGAAGGAGCCTGCCATCTTTAACCAGTATGTGCAGCCAATCTCTCTGGCGACCAGTTGCTCTTCTGCAGGGGAGCAGTGCTTGGTTTCTGGATGGGGCAATCAGATCACTACTGGAG TTGACTATGCTTCTGTGCTGCAGTGTTTGAATTTGCCTGTACTGTCAAGGTCGCAGTGTGAGGGTGCATATGGATGGCAAATAACTGAAAACATGTTCTGTGCTGGATTCATGGAGGGAGGCAAAGACTCATGTCAG GTTGATTCTGGCGGTCCTGTGGTGTGCAATGGGGAACTGCGAGGAGTTGTTTCCTGGGGTTATCGCTGTGCTCAGCCTGGCTATCCTGGGGTTTATGTTGAGGTTTGCCGCTACGCTGACTGGGTCAAGTCCACCATAGCTAACAATTAA